In Nasonia vitripennis strain AsymCx unplaced genomic scaffold, Nvit_psr_1.1 unplaced0148, whole genome shotgun sequence, a genomic segment contains:
- the LOC103317669 gene encoding uncharacterized protein LOC103317669 isoform X1, with product MSDTQSDLDNDIILNYVRNFLIDEHGEYILPSNKLANLKEFIESDIFLEKVNSRIDRTVGELFFMVLNYSIENALSVQDSVARAPVKLGIKQFNGKFGCSWCEHPGVWAFGSMRYPILEQIPRPREHQSMLMHMLQVEPGETILGILYPSPFINLLKLNIVYGFVPDYMHCVLEGVAKQLTDHYSSSMTEIEIKVLDEILKYVKYPCQVSRLTRPVSVRNDWSAREWENFILFSSVPVFSTILSNKLLNHWMLLVESLYILLNDNITVIELDRADKML from the exons ATGAGTGACACTCAATCTGATTTGGACAATgacattattttaaattatgtgAGAAATTTCTTAATAGACGAGCATGGAGAATATATACTACCATCTAACAAACTTGCAAATTTAAAAGAGTTTATAGAGAGTGATATATTTCTGGAAAAAGTTAATTCTCGCATAGATAGGACTGTAGGAGAATTGTTCTTTATGGTTCTCAATTATAGCATTGAAAATGCTTTATCTGTGCAAG ACTCTGTAGCTCGAGCGCCAGTAAAATTAGGTATCAAACAATTCAATGGAAAATTTGGATGTAGTTGGTGTGAACATCCTGGCGTATGGGCTTTTGGTAGTATGAGATACCCTATCCTGGAGCAGATTCCAAGGCCACGAGAACATCAAAGTATGTTAATGCATATGCTTCAAGTTGAACCTGGAGAAACAATACTTGGAATTTTGTACCCATCaccttttattaatttattgaaattgaatattGTTTATGGATTTGTGCCTGATTACATGCACTGTGTTTTAGAAGGAGTAGCTAAACAACTcacagatcattattcatCTTCCATGACAGAAATAGAAATAAAGGTCTTAGATGAAATACTAAAATATGTCAAATATCCTTGTCAAGTGTCGCGTTTAACTCGTCCCGTTAGTGTGAGAAATGATTGGAGTGCTCGAGAATGggaaaatttcattttattcagcAGTGTTCCAGTTTTCAGTACAATATTGAGCAACAAATTATTAAACCACTGGATGCTTCTCGttgaaagtttgtatatattattaaatgatAATATTACTGTCATTGAGCTCGATCGTGCTGACAAGATGTTGTAA
- the LOC116418293 gene encoding uncharacterized protein LOC116418293, with protein sequence MKDFILNCVNYYKAKEGHGFDERQKRYTIENDEIYLGENKSVQVLEWEMINLERPPIFLVQSALHLWDITEFANRAFEIHDDMKNIPGRLPIKLIERNLLRLLISLYHDYLKRNRCLDHESKASYLLKATYTLRNKMRILRSQEKKARTPRNAQNARRRLSYNSIE encoded by the exons ATGAaagattttatattaaattgtgTAAACTATTACAAAGCAAAAGAAGGCCATGGTTTTGATGAAAGACAAAAAAGATATACAATAGAAAATGATGAG atatatcttGGAGAAAACAAAAGTGTACAAGTATTGGAATGGGAGATGATAAACCTTGAGCGACCACCCATATTCCTTGTTCAAAGTGCACTACATTTATGGGACATTACCGAGTTTGCTAACAGAGCCTTTGAAATTCACGATGACATGAAGAATATTCCAGGAAGATTACCAATAAAACTTATCGAAAGAAATCTTCTGCGATTATTAATAA GTTTATACCATGATTATTTGAAACGTAATAGGTGTTTAGATCATGAGTCAAAAGCATCGTACTTGTTAAAAGCAACATACACATTAAGAAATAAAATGAGAATATTGAGGTCACAGGAGAAGAAGGCTAGAACACCACGTAATGCACAAAATGCAAGACGGAGGCTCAGTTATAACAGCATTGAAtaa
- the LOC116418290 gene encoding uncharacterized protein LOC116418290, which produces MNNYKQSSTIRDLMGEEAFFESILVNVDWSPAELMLMTLKYYLSTRSSITSLSNLLKLINRICGQQFLPETRYRINQLYKDISNVTLHSVCPECSQYLEPTDAVRDYLETHHEYYDYVVKERIHETDHIKDVYDGKLYRKFVKSLSKSDRNSYATMAFNTDGAPVFESSNFSIWPIYGMLNEIPVQDRLNSTITISLCFGLNKPKMGIFLHEFVEVFNDLSTVEINCKIKDEERSIKIFPLIACVDTIARAPMNGSMQFNARCGCDWFLHPAIYHSGSMRYPFLNPPAEDRNRNNTIDFVKQAIETGKPVNGMRNVPCSLLKRF; this is translated from the exons atgaataattataaacaatCGTCTACTATTAGAGACTTAATGGGTGAAGAAGCAttttttgaatcaattttagtGAATGTTGATTGGAGTCCAGCAGAATTAATGCTAATGACtcttaaatattatttatctaCTAGGTCATCAATAACAAGTTTGtcgaatttattaaaacttattAATCGAATATGTGGTCAACAATTTTTGCCTGAAACTCGCTATAGAATTAATCAGTTGTATAAGGATATTAGTAATGTTACGTTACACAGTGTATGTCCAGAGTGCTCTCAATATTTGG AACCGACAGATGCAGTACGTGATTATTTAGAAACTCACCATGAATATTACGATTATGTGGTGAAAGAAAGAATTCATGAAACAGACCATATTAAAGATGTTTATGATGGAAAATTATATAGGAAATTTGTCAAAAGTTTAAGTAAAAGTGATCGAAATTCGTATGCTACAATGGCGTTTAATACTGATGGAGCACCAGTATTTGAGTCCTCCAATTTTTCTATTTGGCCAATTTACGGTATGCTGAATGAAATTCCTGTGCAAGACAGATTAAACAGCACAATCACAATTAGCCTATGCTTTGGATTAAATAAACCAAAAATgggcatatttttacatgaatttGTTGAAGTCTTCAATGATTTGTCAACGGTGGAAAttaattgcaaaataaaagATGAAGAACGCAGTATTAAGATATTTCCACTAATTGCGTGTGTGGATACAATTGCTCGTGCTCCCATGAATGGATCCATGCAATTTAATGCTCGATGTGGTTGTGACTGGTTCTTACATCCTGCTATATATCATTCTGGCAGCATGAGATACCCATTCTTAAATCCTCCCGCTGAGGATAGGAATCGTAATAATACTATTGATTTTGTTAAACAGGCAATTGAAACAGGTAAACCTGTTAATGGTATGAGAAATGTTCCCTGTTCTCTTCTTAAAAGGTTTTGA
- the LOC116418291 gene encoding uncharacterized protein LOC116418291 yields the protein MQMILMQKKLIIANMFYVKNPVLLSINIMNIIPAECLLGESIEVIQNKVKEKRCAVPKVINDLGALKSSSKDNISDPKKMKKVTKESKKKQSDAKNKRNKQFFEILKNTFTDTDDSYSESNKSSQSVTTNASLLNVSVRLEKLNDLHASQPPNLTLQKNVHSQNSQRVNELDNLSDLLPSDTESHQSAASSVQDTAASSPPKNKFKNRFQHKSLS from the exons ATGCAAATGAttttaatgcaaaaaaaacttattattGCAAATATGTTCTATGTGAAAAATCCTGTATTGCTAAGCATAAACATTATGAATATCATCCCTGCAGAATGCTTATTAGGAG aATCAATAGAAGTAATACAAAACAAAGTCAAAGAGAAACGTTGCGCAGTTCCTAAAGTGATTAATGACTTAGGTGCATTAAAATCCAGTAGCAAAGATAATATTTCAGAT cctaagaagatgaaaaaagtgactaaagaatcaaagaaaaagcagtcaGACGCAAAGAACAAGAGAAATAAGCAGTTTTTCGAGATtcttaaaaatacatttactGATACTGATGATTCATATAGTGAATCCAATAAGTCATCACAGTCTGTTACAACAAATGCAAGTCTACTCAATGTttcagttcgtttagaaaagttaaATGATTTACATGCATCGCAACCGCCAAACTTGACACTCCAGAAAAATGTACATTCTCAAAACTCACAACGCGTAAATGAACTTGACAATTTATCAGATTTGTTACCATCTGATACAGAGTCACATCAATCTGCAGCATCCTCTGTGCAAGACACAGCAGCATCGTCTCCTCCTaagaataaattcaaaaatcggTTTCAGCACAAATCTTTAAGTTAA
- the LOC107982099 gene encoding zinc finger protein GIS2-like — MRNMDSKATEEEVRTAIEGALGKPDNGRRVVRCHKCLGFGHRRDQCNGADRLTLCYKCRGPDHRMAECQMEPSCFLCKEDGMSKEDCKHVVGPGGCIVFKRVLDRAKKKKRRA; from the exons ATGAGGAATATGGACTCGAAAGCTACAGAAGAAGAGGTTAGAACAGCAATAGAAGGAGCCCTCGGGAAGCCAGACAATGGCAGGAGG GTAGTGCGGTGCCACAAGTGCCTAGGCTTCGGACACCGAAGGGATCAGTGCAATGGAGCAGATAGATTGACCCTCTGCTATAAGTGTAGAGGACCCGATCACCGCATGGCTGAGTGCCAGATGGAACCGAGCTGCTTCCTCTGCAAAGAGGATGGAATGAGCAAAGAGGACTGTAAACATGTAGTTGGACCTGGCGGCTGCATTGTTTTCAAGCGCGTTCTGGACAGggcaaagaaaaagaaaaggagaGCCTAA
- the LOC103317455 gene encoding uncharacterized protein LOC103317455 isoform X2, which translates to MAGKSYKWANPQTAPRSTSTDWDDIRAKILEYYDLKDKEPNESFYLQLYGGGVWLMNSRDETLQLDINILSLEEAARLLEVLKATEDRVVGLRGPVSHYSDAGRAGATTSTPRDDDQTYSMNEITKLLRESTLAQVKLSERLVEGMKSLVEENAKMNQNFERFTTKISGDVQQLMRSVDSLKLRGQDGQAVKDWQEKPTLSANNKPSIVSCTRPAEPIKLHPRGRGRGFRPANRNPLTLLAPGPRELGPPEPRCSSTLVADSYEWNEKNEVRREQSPYKDWRVESAERLGIALDDLNIDNSKQRTPEKSALLGFAEERNRFSDERSKSRERPNKRCERCGSTAHLSKDCKHDEPKCFNCNKFGHIAVDCSEPRKGPPRKRATDRNRSISPKRKQRREHSRSRSKSPFRRPGTPAKE; encoded by the exons ATGGCCGGAAAATCCTACAAATGGGCAAACCCGCAAACTGCAC CACGTAGCACAAGTACTGACTGGGATGACATACGCGCCAAGATTCTGGAGTACTACGACCTGAAGGACAAAGAACCAAATGAGAGTTTCTATCTTCAACTCTACGGCGGAGGCGTTTGGTTAATGAATTCTAGGGACGAAACACTCCAACTAG ACATAAACATCCTCAGTTTGGAAGAAGCAGCCAGACTCCTGGAAGTGTTGAAAGCTACAGAGGATCGAGTGGTAGGGTTGAGAGGACCCGTAAGCCACTACAGCGACGCAGGGAGAGCAGGAGCCACTACGTCCACGCCCAGGGATGACGACCAGACATACAGCATGAATGAGATCACCAAGCTGTTGCGTGAGAGCACCCTGGCTCAAGTCAAGCTCAGCGAAAGGCTGGTAGAAGGAATGAAGTCCCTCGTGGAGGAGAATGCTAAGATGAACCAAAACTTCGAAAGGTTCACAACCAAGATCAGCGGAGATGTACAGCAACTGATGAGGTCCGTTGATAGTCTGAAGCTCAGAGGGCAGGATGGACAGGCAGTAAAAGATTGGCAGGAGAAGCCAACTCTTTCAGCCAACAACAAGCCAAGCATCGTCAGCTGTACACGCCCGGCAGAACCGATCAAGCTGCATCCACGAGGACGCGGACGTGGCTTTCGACCAGCCAACCGCAATCCGCTCACGCTCTTGGCTCCTGGACCAAGGGAGCTCGGACCTCCTGAACCCAGGTGCTCGTCCACACTAGTGGCCGACTCGTACGAGTGGAACGAGAAAAATGAAGTAAGGAGAGAACAGTCGCCATATAAAGATTGGCGCGTTGAATCCGCCGAACGTCTTGGAATCGCGCTCGACGATTTGAAT attgacaACTCGAAGCAGAGAACCCCAGAAAAATCAGCCCTGCTCGGATTCGCAGAGGAAAGAAACCGTTTCTCTGACGAACGATCCAAAAGTAGGGAAAGGCCCAACAAACGGTGCGAGCGATGTGGTAGCACGGCGCACTTGTCCAAGGACTGCAAGCACGACGAGCCTAAGTGCTTTAACTGCAATAAGTTCGGGCACATCGCCGTAGACTGCAGTGAACCACGGAAAGGGCCACCACGAAAGAGAGCGACTGATCGCAACAGAAGTATCTCTCCAAAGAGAAAGCAGAGGAGAGAGCATAGCAGATCTCGATCAAAGTCACCTTTCAGACGACCTGGCACTCCTGCAAAAG
- the LOC103317455 gene encoding uncharacterized protein LOC103317455 isoform X3: MAGKSYKWANPQTAPRSTSTDWDDIRAKILEYYDLKDKEPNESFYLQLYGGGVWLMNSRDETLQLDINILSLEEAARLLEVLKATEDRVVGLRGPVSHYSDAGRAGATTSTPRDDDQTYSMNEITKLLRESTLAQVKLSERLVEGMKSLVEENAKMNQNFERFTTKISGDVQQLMRSVDSLKLRGQDGQAVKDWQEKPTLSANNKPSIVSCTRPAEPIKLHPRGRGRGFRPANRNPLTLLAPGPRELGPPEPRCSSTLVADSYEWNEKNEVRREQSPYKDWRVESAERLGIALDDLNNN; encoded by the exons ATGGCCGGAAAATCCTACAAATGGGCAAACCCGCAAACTGCAC CACGTAGCACAAGTACTGACTGGGATGACATACGCGCCAAGATTCTGGAGTACTACGACCTGAAGGACAAAGAACCAAATGAGAGTTTCTATCTTCAACTCTACGGCGGAGGCGTTTGGTTAATGAATTCTAGGGACGAAACACTCCAACTAG ACATAAACATCCTCAGTTTGGAAGAAGCAGCCAGACTCCTGGAAGTGTTGAAAGCTACAGAGGATCGAGTGGTAGGGTTGAGAGGACCCGTAAGCCACTACAGCGACGCAGGGAGAGCAGGAGCCACTACGTCCACGCCCAGGGATGACGACCAGACATACAGCATGAATGAGATCACCAAGCTGTTGCGTGAGAGCACCCTGGCTCAAGTCAAGCTCAGCGAAAGGCTGGTAGAAGGAATGAAGTCCCTCGTGGAGGAGAATGCTAAGATGAACCAAAACTTCGAAAGGTTCACAACCAAGATCAGCGGAGATGTACAGCAACTGATGAGGTCCGTTGATAGTCTGAAGCTCAGAGGGCAGGATGGACAGGCAGTAAAAGATTGGCAGGAGAAGCCAACTCTTTCAGCCAACAACAAGCCAAGCATCGTCAGCTGTACACGCCCGGCAGAACCGATCAAGCTGCATCCACGAGGACGCGGACGTGGCTTTCGACCAGCCAACCGCAATCCGCTCACGCTCTTGGCTCCTGGACCAAGGGAGCTCGGACCTCCTGAACCCAGGTGCTCGTCCACACTAGTGGCCGACTCGTACGAGTGGAACGAGAAAAATGAAGTAAGGAGAGAACAGTCGCCATATAAAGATTGGCGCGTTGAATCCGCCGAACGTCTTGGAATCGCGCTCGACGATTTGAAT
- the LOC116415715 gene encoding GATA zinc finger domain-containing protein 14-like, with protein MNNCSRIVFPTWKDLVDSDDTEVESQSSQKLQKNALKNVSRQVMLQSTERTKALFRHRQFMDQRSKLTLDNTNDNSKESTISKLGNVSVIVDKLPDHVLTSNRKRLAEEFEDSETSGDKCKGKTPPKKPEIALQQSKENKKSNDKSQPKNTENENESLNSDNCNEQFVNHNNSQALRIGNKLIANTNKNKGNKNDAPNESNSQEIPPVNDNEQNIRPNCHENENAENNEQHGNNSPHQVPGIENLDDHIGNNEQRNANADEGINDGIDGDPGTDSAGGIDESSTDSDECSEDENYTFDEMINDHEWGHIRKYKYKLFKYLRRLPPRPVVDDESYS; from the exons atgaataattgTTCGAGAATCGTCTTTCCAACTTGGAAAGATTTGGTCGACTCTGATGATACTGAGGTTGAATCTCAGTCGTCACAAAAATTACAGAAG aatgctttaaaaaatgtatcaagACAAGTAATGTTACAAAGTACAGAGAGAACGAAAGCTTTGTTCAGACATAGACAATTTATGGATCAACGATCAAAATTAACATTAGATAACACGAATGATAACAGTAAAGAAAGTACAATCAGCAAGCTTGGTAATGTGTCTGTCATTGTAGACAAATTGCCTGATCATGTTTTAACCAGCAATCGTAAAAGATTAGCCGAAGAATTTGAGGATAGTGAAACTTCTGGTGACAAATGTAAAGGAAAAACACCTCCTAAAAAACCAGAGATAGCATTGCAACAGAGCAAAGAGAAT AAAAAAAGCAATGACAAATCGCAACCAAAAAATACTGAGAATGAAAATGAAAGTTTAAATAGTGACAATTGTAACGAGCAATTTGTAAATCACAACAATAGTCAAGCTTTGAGGATTGGAAATAAATTGATCGCAAACaccaataaaaataaaggaaaTA AAAATGATGCGCCTAACGAAAGCAACAGTCAAGAGATTCCACCTGTCAACGATAATGAACAAAATATTAGGCCTAATTGtcatgaaaatgaaaatgcagaaaataatgagCAACACGGGAATAATAGTCCACATCAAGTGCCTGGTATTGAAAATCTTGATGACCATATTGGTAACAATGAACAACGTAATGCAAATGCAGATGAGGGCATCAATGATGGTATTGACGGAGATCCTGGTACGGATTCAGCTGGCGGTATTGATGAGTCGTCTACTGATTCGG ATGAATGTTCTGAAGACGAAAATTATACCTTTGATGAAATGATTAATGATCATGAATGGGGCCACATTAGAAAATACAAATacaagttatttaaatatttgcgAAGACTACCACCAAGGCCTGTTGTTGACGACGAATCTTATTCATAA
- the LOC103317669 gene encoding uncharacterized protein LOC103317669 isoform X2 yields the protein MSDTQSDLDNDIILNYVRNFLIDEHGEYILPSNKLANLKEFIESDIFLEKVNSRIDRTVGELFFMVLNYSIENALSVQDSVARAPVKLGIKQFNGKFGCSWCEHPGVWAFGSMRYPILEQIPRPREHQSMLMHMLQVEPGETILGILYPSPFINLLKLNIVYGFVPDYMHCVLEGVAKQLTDHYSSSMTEIEIKVLDEILKYVKYPCQVSRLTRPVSVRNDWSAREWENFILFSSVPVFSTILSNKLLNHWMLLVEICFSDGNIFRNQNDDL from the exons ATGAGTGACACTCAATCTGATTTGGACAATgacattattttaaattatgtgAGAAATTTCTTAATAGACGAGCATGGAGAATATATACTACCATCTAACAAACTTGCAAATTTAAAAGAGTTTATAGAGAGTGATATATTTCTGGAAAAAGTTAATTCTCGCATAGATAGGACTGTAGGAGAATTGTTCTTTATGGTTCTCAATTATAGCATTGAAAATGCTTTATCTGTGCAAG ACTCTGTAGCTCGAGCGCCAGTAAAATTAGGTATCAAACAATTCAATGGAAAATTTGGATGTAGTTGGTGTGAACATCCTGGCGTATGGGCTTTTGGTAGTATGAGATACCCTATCCTGGAGCAGATTCCAAGGCCACGAGAACATCAAAGTATGTTAATGCATATGCTTCAAGTTGAACCTGGAGAAACAATACTTGGAATTTTGTACCCATCaccttttattaatttattgaaattgaatattGTTTATGGATTTGTGCCTGATTACATGCACTGTGTTTTAGAAGGAGTAGCTAAACAACTcacagatcattattcatCTTCCATGACAGAAATAGAAATAAAGGTCTTAGATGAAATACTAAAATATGTCAAATATCCTTGTCAAGTGTCGCGTTTAACTCGTCCCGTTAGTGTGAGAAATGATTGGAGTGCTCGAGAATGggaaaatttcattttattcagcAGTGTTCCAGTTTTCAGTACAATATTGAGCAACAAATTATTAAACCACTGGATGCTTCTCGttgaaa TTTGTTTCTCAGATGGAAACATTTTTCGGAATCAAAATGATGACCTTTAA
- the LOC103317455 gene encoding uncharacterized protein LOC103317455 isoform X1, with protein sequence MAGKSYKWANPQTAPRSTSTDWDDIRAKILEYYDLKDKEPNESFYLQLYGGGVWLMNSRDETLQLDINILSLEEAARLLEVLKATEDRVVGLRGPVSHYSDAGRAGATTSTPRDDDQTYSMNEITKLLRESTLAQVKLSERLVEGMKSLVEENAKMNQNFERFTTKISGDVQQLMRSVDSLKLRGQDGQAVKDWQEKPTLSANNKPSIVSCTRPAEPIKLHPRGRGRGFRPANRNPLTLLAPGPRELGPPEPRCSSTLVADSYEWNEKNEVRREQSPYKDWRVESAERLGIALDDLNVSRRFSDQDLTQLNKLNLFKSMNSGNTSINDAKLKQINITRMYKLKLDSEYAPFEDFLFSELKSRKLFYVFEKNNQSLICPDELEHDKNIIREIILNRIDDKYHLYTMNIKDPVELLDKIKEIKKNELRINAHTAQKRLFNLKLNKDKETAFNFCLRFEDLVRKYESNEGIEKMSDTAKKSLLFNAVEQAYPEIITAENVASHGTGRKYTYNELKDLIFQIDNSKQRTPEKSALLGFAEERNRFSDERSKSRERPNKRCERCGSTAHLSKDCKHDEPKCFNCNKFGHIAVDCSEPRKGPPRKRATDRNRSISPKRKQRREHSRSRSKSPFRRPGTPAKE encoded by the exons ATGGCCGGAAAATCCTACAAATGGGCAAACCCGCAAACTGCAC CACGTAGCACAAGTACTGACTGGGATGACATACGCGCCAAGATTCTGGAGTACTACGACCTGAAGGACAAAGAACCAAATGAGAGTTTCTATCTTCAACTCTACGGCGGAGGCGTTTGGTTAATGAATTCTAGGGACGAAACACTCCAACTAG ACATAAACATCCTCAGTTTGGAAGAAGCAGCCAGACTCCTGGAAGTGTTGAAAGCTACAGAGGATCGAGTGGTAGGGTTGAGAGGACCCGTAAGCCACTACAGCGACGCAGGGAGAGCAGGAGCCACTACGTCCACGCCCAGGGATGACGACCAGACATACAGCATGAATGAGATCACCAAGCTGTTGCGTGAGAGCACCCTGGCTCAAGTCAAGCTCAGCGAAAGGCTGGTAGAAGGAATGAAGTCCCTCGTGGAGGAGAATGCTAAGATGAACCAAAACTTCGAAAGGTTCACAACCAAGATCAGCGGAGATGTACAGCAACTGATGAGGTCCGTTGATAGTCTGAAGCTCAGAGGGCAGGATGGACAGGCAGTAAAAGATTGGCAGGAGAAGCCAACTCTTTCAGCCAACAACAAGCCAAGCATCGTCAGCTGTACACGCCCGGCAGAACCGATCAAGCTGCATCCACGAGGACGCGGACGTGGCTTTCGACCAGCCAACCGCAATCCGCTCACGCTCTTGGCTCCTGGACCAAGGGAGCTCGGACCTCCTGAACCCAGGTGCTCGTCCACACTAGTGGCCGACTCGTACGAGTGGAACGAGAAAAATGAAGTAAGGAGAGAACAGTCGCCATATAAAGATTGGCGCGTTGAATCCGCCGAACGTCTTGGAATCGCGCTCGACGATTTGAATGTAAGTAGACGTTTTTCTGATCAAGACTTAACGCAACTGAATAAGCTGAATTTGTTCAAGTCAATGAACTCAGGTAACACGAGTATAAATGACGCAAAATTGAAACAGATTAACATCACGCGAATGTACAAGTTAAAATTAGATTCGGAATATGCCCCCTTTGAGGATTTCTTATTCTCAGAGCTAAAGTCGCGAAAACTGTTCTACGTTTTCGAAAAGAACAATCAAAGTCTAATCTGTCCAGATGAACTCGAACACGATAAGAATATCATACGCGAGATAATTCTGAACAGAATTGATGATAAGTATCACCTATACACGATGAACATAAAAGATCCAGTTGAATTACTGGataagattaaagaaattaaaaagaatgAATTGAGAATTAATGCTCATACAGCCCAGAAACGACTCTTCAACTTAAAGCTCAACAAAGATAAAGAAACGGCCTTTAACTTCTGCTTGAGGTTTGAAGACCTCGTAAGAAAGTATGAAAGTAATGAAGGCATAGAAAAAATGAGCGATACGGCAAAGAAAAGTCTACTGTTCAACGCAGTAGAGCAAGCCTACCCAGAGATCATTACGGCAGAGAACGTTGCAAGCCATGGTACGGGTAGGAAATATACTTACAATGAactaaaagatttaattttccagattgacaACTCGAAGCAGAGAACCCCAGAAAAATCAGCCCTGCTCGGATTCGCAGAGGAAAGAAACCGTTTCTCTGACGAACGATCCAAAAGTAGGGAAAGGCCCAACAAACGGTGCGAGCGATGTGGTAGCACGGCGCACTTGTCCAAGGACTGCAAGCACGACGAGCCTAAGTGCTTTAACTGCAATAAGTTCGGGCACATCGCCGTAGACTGCAGTGAACCACGGAAAGGGCCACCACGAAAGAGAGCGACTGATCGCAACAGAAGTATCTCTCCAAAGAGAAAGCAGAGGAGAGAGCATAGCAGATCTCGATCAAAGTCACCTTTCAGACGACCTGGCACTCCTGCAAAAG